The following are encoded together in the Myxococcus guangdongensis genome:
- the rraA gene encoding ribonuclease E activity regulator RraA — protein MDFKTADLCDTHAGTAHFQVAEPGFIDFGGRTMFTGPISTVRAPEDNSLVRKALEEKGNGRVLVVDGGGSRRCALVGDQLALLAQQNGWAGVVVNGCIRDSEEVGRMALGVKALGTHPLKSFKRNEGQRDVEVRFAGVTFRPGHHLYADADGIVTSETALPESSLD, from the coding sequence ATGGACTTCAAGACGGCGGACCTGTGTGACACGCACGCGGGCACGGCCCACTTCCAGGTCGCCGAGCCCGGCTTCATCGACTTCGGCGGGCGCACCATGTTCACCGGCCCCATCAGCACGGTGCGCGCCCCCGAGGACAACTCCCTGGTGCGCAAGGCCCTGGAGGAGAAGGGCAACGGCCGGGTGCTCGTGGTGGATGGCGGTGGCAGTCGTCGCTGCGCGCTGGTGGGGGACCAGCTGGCGCTGCTCGCGCAGCAGAACGGCTGGGCGGGCGTGGTGGTGAACGGCTGCATCCGTGATTCGGAGGAAGTGGGCCGCATGGCGCTCGGCGTGAAGGCGCTGGGCACGCATCCGCTCAAGAGCTTCAAGCGCAACGAGGGCCAACGCGACGTCGAGGTGCGCTTCGCGGGTGTCACCTTCCGCCCCGGCCACCACCTCTACGCGGACGCGGATGGCATCGTCACGTCGGAGACCGCGCTGCCGGAGTCGTCGCTGGACTGA
- the atpB gene encoding F0F1 ATP synthase subunit A — protein MRKAMVLFASLFVATAWAAGSEGHGEGHEPSVPEYILHHVSDTNDFELEVPLGKPIHLGAIPPLRIGSCEPVMTDHGLVAPSGWDGLAKGCLDLSITKHTVMMWLAALLLLGSMLVWSNRDKTKLVPRGAGANLIEMLVLFVRDEMAIKNIGKEDGPRYVPYLLTAFFFILFMNLLGLVPWMATATGNLAVTAGLAICTFIVTQAAGIRAAGLGGYLKHLTGGVHWLLWPIMIPVEILGLFTKPFALTMRLFANMLAGHIVLFFLIGLIFILGHPAVAVVSVPFAFAIYLLELFVAFVQAYVFTLLSALFIGMAVATGHHHDEHGHADDHGHGHSELGPSHDHGKAHA, from the coding sequence ATGCGCAAGGCAATGGTGCTGTTCGCCAGTCTGTTCGTGGCCACCGCGTGGGCCGCCGGGTCGGAAGGCCACGGCGAGGGGCACGAGCCGAGTGTGCCGGAGTACATCCTCCACCACGTCTCGGACACGAACGACTTCGAGCTCGAGGTCCCGCTCGGCAAGCCCATCCACCTGGGCGCGATTCCGCCCCTGCGCATCGGCAGTTGCGAGCCGGTGATGACGGACCACGGGCTGGTGGCCCCCTCCGGTTGGGACGGGCTGGCCAAGGGCTGCCTGGACCTCTCCATCACCAAGCACACGGTGATGATGTGGCTGGCGGCGCTGCTGCTCTTGGGCTCCATGCTGGTGTGGAGCAACCGCGACAAGACCAAGCTGGTGCCGCGCGGCGCGGGCGCCAACCTCATCGAGATGCTGGTCCTCTTCGTCCGGGACGAGATGGCCATCAAGAACATCGGCAAGGAGGACGGCCCGCGCTACGTGCCGTATCTGCTGACCGCGTTCTTCTTCATCCTCTTCATGAACCTCTTGGGCCTGGTGCCCTGGATGGCGACGGCGACGGGCAACCTGGCCGTGACGGCGGGCCTGGCCATCTGCACGTTCATCGTGACTCAGGCGGCGGGCATCCGTGCGGCGGGCCTGGGCGGCTACCTGAAGCACCTGACGGGCGGCGTGCACTGGCTCTTGTGGCCCATCATGATTCCGGTGGAAATCCTGGGCCTGTTCACCAAGCCCTTCGCCCTCACGATGCGTCTGTTCGCCAACATGCTGGCGGGCCACATCGTCCTCTTCTTCCTCATCGGCCTCATCTTCATCCTGGGCCACCCCGCGGTCGCGGTGGTGAGCGTGCCGTTCGCGTTCGCCATCTACCTGCTGGAGCTGTTCGTGGCCTTCGTGCAGGCGTACGTGTTCACGCTGCTGTCGGCGCTGTTCATCGGCATGGCGGTGGCGACGGGCCACCACCACGACGAGCACGGCCACGCGGATGACCACGGCCACGGGCACTCGGAGCTGGGCCCCAGCCACGACCACGGCAAGGCGCACGCCTGA
- a CDS encoding YbhB/YbcL family Raf kinase inhibitor-like protein produces MPKPLVLTSPRFNDGDLIPIAFTGEGEDIAPPLRWENPPAGTKSLALIVEDPDAPDPQRPQRIFCHQVLYNIPPGARELPEGAQLDTMPPGIRVGLNDFGHQSYGGPMPPVGRHRYYFKLYALDLVLPNLGRPTRRDLLKAMEGHILGQAELIGLYEKVHHRAAEAIPGASA; encoded by the coding sequence ATGCCCAAGCCCCTCGTGCTGACCTCCCCCCGCTTCAATGACGGGGACCTCATCCCCATCGCCTTCACCGGCGAGGGCGAGGACATCGCCCCACCCCTGCGCTGGGAGAACCCGCCCGCCGGGACCAAGAGCCTGGCGCTCATCGTCGAGGACCCGGACGCGCCGGACCCGCAGCGGCCCCAGCGCATCTTCTGCCACCAGGTGCTCTACAACATCCCACCCGGCGCCCGGGAGCTGCCCGAGGGCGCCCAGCTGGACACGATGCCCCCGGGGATTCGGGTGGGGCTGAACGACTTCGGCCACCAGTCCTACGGCGGCCCCATGCCCCCGGTCGGCCGGCACCGCTACTACTTCAAGCTGTACGCGCTGGACCTGGTGCTGCCGAACCTGGGGCGGCCCACCCGCCGGGACCTGCTCAAGGCCATGGAGGGGCACATCCTGGGGCAGGCGGAGCTCATCGGCCTGTACGAGAAGGTCCACCACCGCGCCGCCGAGGCGATACCGGGCGCGTCGGCCTGA
- the hemL gene encoding glutamate-1-semialdehyde 2,1-aminomutase produces the protein MNHAHSQSLFARAQARIPGGVNSPVRAFRGVGGDPVFFREGSGAWLTDVDGNRYVDLVGSWGPLILGHAYPPIVEAIIESARRGSSFGAPHAGEVEFAELICATMPAVEMVRLVSSGTEATVAAIRVARGFTGREHILKFEGCFHGAGDPFLVKAGSGVETLGLPDSPGVPAALAKLTLTAPFNDLAAVERIFEEKGQDIACAIIEPVVGNMGVLVPKQGYLQGLQALCQKHGVLLVLDEVMTGFRLARGGAQELYGLKPDLTTMAKVVGGGMPLGAYGGRADIMRKVAPAGPVYQSGTLSGNPVAVAAGLACLKALAAPGTYARLEQVSRMLEEGFIAEAKEAGVPVTVNRVGSMLTVFFTEQPVFDYTSAKTSDTGRFGRFFHAMLDAGVYLPPSQFEAAFVSLAMGEAEVAHVLGAARKAFRSLGQTG, from the coding sequence ATGAATCACGCTCACAGCCAGTCCCTGTTCGCCCGCGCGCAGGCGCGCATCCCGGGCGGAGTGAACTCCCCGGTGCGCGCCTTCCGTGGCGTCGGAGGAGACCCCGTCTTCTTCCGCGAGGGCTCGGGCGCCTGGCTCACCGACGTGGACGGCAACCGCTACGTCGACCTGGTGGGGAGCTGGGGGCCGCTCATCCTCGGCCACGCCTACCCGCCCATCGTCGAGGCCATCATCGAGTCGGCCCGTCGCGGCTCGTCGTTCGGCGCGCCGCACGCGGGCGAGGTGGAGTTCGCGGAGCTCATCTGCGCGACGATGCCGGCGGTGGAGATGGTGCGGCTGGTGTCCAGCGGCACCGAGGCCACCGTGGCCGCCATCCGCGTGGCGCGTGGCTTCACCGGCCGCGAGCACATCCTCAAGTTCGAGGGCTGCTTCCACGGCGCCGGAGACCCGTTCCTGGTGAAGGCGGGCAGCGGCGTGGAGACGCTGGGCCTGCCGGACTCGCCGGGCGTGCCGGCGGCGCTGGCGAAGCTCACGCTCACCGCGCCCTTCAACGACCTGGCCGCGGTGGAGCGCATCTTCGAGGAGAAGGGCCAGGACATCGCCTGCGCCATCATCGAGCCGGTGGTGGGCAACATGGGCGTGCTGGTGCCCAAGCAGGGGTACCTGCAGGGCCTGCAGGCGCTGTGTCAGAAGCACGGCGTGCTGCTGGTGCTCGACGAGGTGATGACGGGCTTCCGGCTGGCGCGCGGCGGGGCGCAGGAGCTGTACGGGCTGAAGCCGGACCTGACGACGATGGCCAAGGTGGTTGGCGGCGGCATGCCGCTGGGCGCCTACGGTGGTCGCGCGGACATCATGCGCAAGGTGGCGCCGGCCGGGCCGGTGTACCAGTCGGGCACGCTGTCGGGGAACCCGGTGGCGGTGGCGGCGGGGCTCGCGTGCCTCAAGGCGCTGGCGGCGCCGGGGACGTACGCGCGGCTGGAGCAGGTGAGCCGGATGTTGGAGGAGGGCTTCATCGCGGAGGCGAAGGAGGCGGGGGTGCCCGTCACCGTCAACCGCGTGGGCAGCATGCTGACGGTGTTCTTCACCGAGCAGCCGGTGTTTGACTACACGAGCGCGAAGACGTCGGACACGGGGCGCTTCGGACGCTTCTTCCACGCCATGTTGGATGCGGGCGTGTATCTGCCGCCGAGCCAGTTCGAAGCGGCCTTCGTCTCGTTGGCGATGGGCGAGGCGGAGGTGGCGCACGTGCTGGGAGCCGCGAGAAAGGCCTTCCGCTCGCTTGGCCAGACCGGTTGA
- a CDS encoding AtpZ/AtpI family protein translates to MAAKEPREQSDGSELGTTARQMRAAQPYINAVWKLVGGAVVGVLGGYWLDRKLGSGPWLLVGLSFLGICVGFYGFLREMARLGKRK, encoded by the coding sequence ATGGCGGCGAAGGAACCCCGGGAGCAGTCGGATGGCAGCGAGCTGGGGACCACGGCTCGCCAGATGAGGGCGGCGCAGCCCTACATCAACGCGGTGTGGAAGCTGGTGGGCGGGGCGGTGGTGGGGGTGTTGGGAGGCTACTGGCTGGACCGGAAGCTGGGGTCGGGGCCGTGGTTGCTGGTGGGGTTGAGCTTCCTGGGTATCTGCGTGGGCTTCTACGGATTCCTCCGGGAGATGGCTCGACTGGGGAAGCGCAAGTGA
- a CDS encoding ATP-binding protein, with translation MNPSLRGGAPYGSFDEMSVGVCVIRERCFVYVNDALGMLVGHPRETLVGRPATLLLTESSVMEVTERQSRRLRGESVPSTYEAALRTATGERQVEMTLIPSGPDWVALVRDVTSRSQRRGVLQRLAELGAGLPSLRTEGEVLRRMFAGLEELGFAFAWLSPEGEGIRLGQTYVPVSLVPPDARKLSGRWVRDVVGRWPAMLARAWKEGSAYSEDLSGEVGHFLEGALAEEARGVLSRAGPSHTVAVRIDVEGRPRAMLALAGDWLREEELAPVRLFGAQVSAALDAALTISRLSAQNNALAALNRLASEAASAPHPRAFFGPGTEEIVGLVACDAVTILLPQDHGMEVTYARGMDLEEADTERFARLWLAGGLCTQAQQEGAPRVLETRECPDGLREDLQQRGFHTVVIIALRVRSRGVGTLSVLFREPRTLTPLELETLQAMGTHFAAAIETHRLLQELRGRAEDMALLHEVARALATTLELDKLLATGVTSLARIIDTPDAYVLMPDPSGEWLEVRAVSGSHPELLGRCLPARAPDSSATGLAYLTRELLMVEEAITDVRVDQDLRESASAQAFLILPLVVRERPVGVMVASETRRARRFTPAEVERASAIANQLALALEGARLVEDLKDSYVELARTQEQLVRRERLAALGELSAVVAHEVRNPLGAIFNSVASIRRILGPDSPAEPLVDIVAEEADRLNRIVADLLTFARPPAPHPHPVPLAPLVEDAVRGALAESPGAVRVELDLEEDVPPVTVDERMMRQAFLNLAINAMQAMPQGGRLRAAVRRAAGAPEVMVEFSDTGPGITAEVRARIFEPFFTTKAKGTGLGLAVVKRIIESHQGHLTLDSQPGNGTCFRLYLPLETPASARPLLAVP, from the coding sequence GTGAATCCATCCCTCCGGGGCGGGGCCCCCTATGGCTCCTTCGACGAGATGTCCGTGGGCGTTTGCGTCATCCGCGAGCGCTGCTTCGTGTATGTGAATGACGCGCTGGGCATGTTGGTGGGCCACCCGCGAGAGACGCTGGTGGGCCGCCCGGCGACGCTCCTCCTGACGGAGTCGAGCGTGATGGAGGTCACCGAACGCCAGTCCCGTCGACTCCGCGGTGAGTCGGTCCCCAGCACCTATGAGGCCGCGCTGCGCACGGCCACCGGAGAGCGACAGGTGGAGATGACCCTCATCCCGAGCGGCCCGGACTGGGTGGCGCTGGTGCGCGACGTCACGTCCCGCAGTCAGCGCCGGGGCGTGCTGCAACGGCTGGCGGAGCTGGGCGCGGGGCTGCCCTCGCTGCGCACCGAGGGCGAGGTGCTGCGGCGAATGTTCGCCGGGCTGGAGGAGCTGGGGTTCGCCTTCGCGTGGCTGTCCCCCGAGGGCGAGGGAATCCGGCTGGGACAGACGTATGTCCCCGTCTCGCTGGTGCCGCCGGACGCGCGGAAGCTGAGCGGCCGGTGGGTACGGGACGTGGTGGGCCGCTGGCCGGCCATGCTGGCCCGGGCGTGGAAGGAGGGCTCGGCGTACTCCGAGGACTTGTCGGGGGAGGTCGGCCACTTCCTGGAGGGCGCGCTGGCGGAGGAGGCTCGCGGTGTCCTGTCGCGGGCGGGTCCGTCCCACACCGTCGCGGTGCGCATCGACGTGGAGGGTCGTCCCCGGGCGATGCTGGCCCTGGCGGGGGACTGGCTGCGCGAGGAGGAGCTCGCGCCGGTGCGGCTGTTCGGCGCGCAGGTGTCCGCGGCGCTCGACGCGGCGCTCACCATCTCCCGGCTGTCCGCGCAGAACAACGCGCTGGCGGCGCTCAACCGGCTGGCCTCGGAGGCGGCGTCGGCGCCCCACCCTCGCGCGTTCTTCGGTCCGGGCACGGAGGAGATCGTCGGGCTGGTCGCCTGTGACGCGGTGACCATCCTGCTGCCGCAGGACCACGGGATGGAGGTGACGTACGCGCGCGGGATGGACCTGGAGGAGGCGGACACGGAGCGCTTCGCGCGGCTGTGGCTCGCGGGCGGGCTGTGCACGCAGGCGCAGCAGGAGGGCGCGCCCCGGGTGCTGGAGACGCGCGAGTGCCCGGACGGCCTGCGCGAGGACCTGCAGCAGCGTGGCTTCCACACGGTGGTCATCATCGCCCTGCGCGTGCGCTCGCGCGGCGTGGGCACGCTGAGTGTCTTGTTCCGGGAGCCTCGGACGCTCACGCCGCTGGAGCTGGAGACGCTCCAGGCCATGGGCACGCACTTCGCCGCGGCCATCGAGACGCATCGCCTGTTGCAGGAGCTGCGCGGGCGCGCGGAGGACATGGCGCTGCTGCACGAGGTGGCGCGCGCGCTGGCCACCACGCTGGAGCTCGACAAGCTGCTCGCCACGGGCGTCACCAGCCTGGCGCGCATCATCGACACGCCGGATGCGTACGTGCTGATGCCGGACCCCTCGGGTGAGTGGCTGGAGGTGCGCGCGGTGAGCGGCAGCCACCCGGAGCTGCTCGGGCGGTGTCTGCCCGCGCGCGCGCCGGACAGCTCCGCGACGGGGCTGGCCTATCTGACGCGCGAGCTGCTCATGGTGGAGGAGGCCATCACCGATGTCCGGGTGGACCAGGACCTGCGCGAGAGCGCCTCCGCGCAGGCCTTCCTGATACTGCCGCTGGTGGTGCGCGAGCGGCCCGTGGGAGTGATGGTCGCGTCGGAGACCCGGCGCGCCCGGCGCTTCACGCCCGCGGAGGTGGAGCGGGCGAGCGCCATCGCCAACCAGCTCGCGCTGGCACTCGAGGGTGCCCGGCTGGTGGAGGACTTGAAGGACAGCTACGTGGAGCTGGCGCGGACGCAGGAGCAGCTGGTGCGCCGTGAGCGCCTGGCGGCCCTGGGTGAGCTGTCCGCGGTGGTGGCCCACGAGGTGCGAAACCCGCTGGGCGCCATCTTCAACTCGGTGGCCTCCATCCGGCGGATCCTCGGGCCGGACAGCCCCGCCGAGCCGCTGGTGGACATCGTCGCGGAGGAGGCGGACCGGCTCAATCGCATCGTCGCGGACCTGCTCACCTTCGCGCGGCCTCCCGCGCCACATCCGCACCCGGTGCCGCTGGCGCCGCTGGTGGAGGACGCGGTGCGCGGGGCGCTCGCGGAGTCTCCGGGCGCCGTGCGTGTGGAGCTGGACCTGGAGGAGGACGTGCCTCCGGTGACGGTGGACGAGCGGATGATGCGACAGGCCTTCCTCAACCTGGCCATCAACGCCATGCAGGCCATGCCCCAGGGAGGACGCCTGCGGGCCGCGGTGCGCAGGGCGGCCGGCGCGCCCGAGGTGATGGTGGAGTTCAGCGACACCGGCCCGGGCATCACCGCCGAGGTGCGCGCGCGCATCTTCGAGCCCTTCTTCACCACGAAGGCGAAGGGCACGGGGCTGGGGCTCGCGGTGGTGAAGCGCATCATCGAGTCACACCAGGGCCACCTCACCCTGGACTCGCAGCCCGGAAACGGCACGTGCTTCCGGCTCTACCTCCCGCTGGAGACACCCGCGTCCGCACGCCCGCTGCTCGCCGTTCCGTGA
- a CDS encoding ABC transporter substrate-binding protein: protein MACKKDEAPTPEGTQTRPAAASDIKTDKGVDLEKKVVYIGALNDESGPGAAIGKPFAAGKRLLARQVNAGDSGLLPPGWRVELVERDHAYNPQNAVQAYSDIHEQVLFLGTSFGTPNTLPLRDKLTADNLVAFPASQSSEMARHQYTPPIGASYKLEAMRALDWAVEHAGGADKVKAAIVAQGDDYGKDGLEGWTEAAKHHGVTVVSQQSVAPGQKDFAAVVTALQQSGANYVLLTVLPGASGPILGTAAQLKYQPTWIGQTPAWVDRFFDPKVIPAPVFANFYWATGLTFWGDDVPGMKDFVALHAKYPDTPKDFYTLASYVQGRVQLEALKAAIEAKDVTRAGYLKALKNIQRTTAGGMTAEPVDLSRFPYATALEVRVLKPVLDQGSWSVIAGYAPPKALGTPAAKAADDSK from the coding sequence ATGGCTTGCAAGAAGGACGAAGCGCCGACGCCGGAGGGCACGCAGACGCGTCCCGCCGCCGCGTCGGACATCAAGACAGACAAGGGTGTCGACCTGGAGAAGAAGGTCGTCTACATCGGCGCGCTCAACGACGAGAGCGGTCCTGGCGCCGCCATCGGCAAGCCCTTCGCCGCGGGCAAGCGGCTGCTCGCGAGGCAGGTGAACGCGGGTGACTCGGGGCTGTTGCCGCCAGGCTGGCGCGTGGAGCTGGTGGAGCGCGACCACGCCTACAACCCGCAGAACGCGGTGCAGGCGTACAGCGACATCCACGAGCAGGTGTTGTTCCTGGGCACCAGCTTCGGCACGCCCAACACCCTGCCCCTGCGCGACAAGCTCACCGCGGACAACCTGGTCGCGTTCCCCGCGTCGCAGTCCTCGGAGATGGCGCGGCACCAGTACACACCGCCCATCGGCGCGTCCTACAAGCTGGAGGCGATGCGCGCGCTCGACTGGGCGGTGGAGCACGCGGGCGGCGCGGACAAGGTGAAGGCCGCCATCGTCGCCCAGGGCGACGACTACGGGAAGGACGGACTGGAGGGGTGGACGGAGGCCGCGAAGCACCACGGCGTCACCGTCGTCTCGCAGCAGAGCGTGGCGCCGGGCCAGAAGGACTTCGCCGCCGTCGTCACCGCGCTCCAGCAGTCCGGCGCCAACTACGTGCTGCTCACGGTGCTGCCCGGGGCCTCCGGTCCCATCCTCGGCACCGCCGCGCAGCTCAAGTATCAGCCCACTTGGATTGGACAGACGCCCGCGTGGGTGGACCGCTTCTTCGACCCGAAGGTCATCCCCGCGCCCGTCTTCGCGAACTTCTACTGGGCCACCGGGCTCACCTTCTGGGGTGATGACGTGCCAGGCATGAAGGACTTCGTCGCGCTGCACGCGAAGTACCCGGACACGCCGAAGGACTTCTACACGCTGGCGTCCTACGTCCAGGGCCGCGTGCAGTTGGAGGCGCTGAAGGCCGCCATCGAGGCGAAGGACGTCACGCGCGCCGGCTACCTCAAGGCGCTCAAGAACATCCAGCGCACCACCGCGGGCGGCATGACGGCGGAGCCGGTGGACCTGTCCCGCTTCCCCTACGCGACGGCCCTGGAGGTGCGGGTGCTCAAGCCCGTGTTGGACCAGGGCAGTTGGAGCGTCATCGCGGGCTACGCGCCGCCCAAGGCGCTGGGCACGCCCGCCGCGAAGGCCGCCGATGACAGCAAGTAG
- a CDS encoding serine/threonine protein kinase, which translates to MARPVEPPPLEGPVRFGPYTLVRRIGAGGMGEVFLAREEGPRRACVVKKVLPQLMESPQFVGRFRDEARVVVRLAHPNIARVYAMGEVEGQLYLSMEYVRGKTLSRLSYRLRQLARMMPLGIVLHLGERLCEGLAYAHDATDAEGHPLHLVHRDLSPANVCISYAGEVKIIDFGAAQSTLKEQQTAPRVVIGNLTYMSPEQARKRFVDRRADVYAVGVLLWELFAWKPLSQRGDPVERWRRAAYPQWEPAGKHRQGLPSSIEAFLAKALTSEPAQRFPDAAAMGAELARLKAKLAPGVGDAALGKLLALVFPREKKAEEALLEELLREEAKRTNTEPQLVATLAPPTALAFEHNAIYTPDDFVPSERVQVGPAPTADDDETIRERGGVARSGGDATIRERTGIGDDEPTHAMGRPGRGDEVPTLRGGRTGVSGIEPSRLGGSAGPGDDEPTRARGRPGRADEAPTLRGGRTGTLDIAPVRVGGSASLGDDEPTHASGKPGRGDDLPTLREGGAGPGDDEATHASGRPALGDDVPTLRRGGVGSGDDEPTHASRKPELVDDIPTLRGGSASPSDAELMHARGNPRLGDEVPTLRRGSTGPGDDEPTHAVGRPGRGADEPTPTQGTRGPGDEEPTRTETDGRRLGHAGPDTEPMRGMGRTGGPGDDEPTLAMRGPIPPTPSRSDSAQGEGWRLADEDEPTAVAVPPRVVTADPSITLPFDAEAIESRTAQYGVDTGAPRAAPQPPKAKPSIEATEALDAAKVLVAIEQQAHAARASPPRSEDTVTPAMPSTHPRRAPRETQVGFGIDISQTVATQAIEARRLELVRAITGEDEAPTVEPERSSGGWLQAPRLGLALALFVGAALVGLLVVWMTVWR; encoded by the coding sequence TTGGCCAGACCGGTTGAGCCTCCGCCCCTGGAGGGGCCCGTTCGTTTCGGTCCCTACACCCTGGTGCGCCGCATCGGCGCCGGGGGGATGGGGGAGGTTTTCCTCGCGCGCGAGGAGGGGCCTCGGCGCGCCTGTGTGGTGAAGAAGGTCCTGCCTCAGTTGATGGAGAGCCCCCAGTTCGTGGGGCGCTTCCGCGACGAGGCCCGGGTGGTGGTGCGGCTGGCGCACCCGAACATCGCCCGGGTGTATGCGATGGGCGAGGTCGAGGGGCAGCTCTACCTGTCGATGGAGTACGTGCGCGGCAAGACGCTCAGCCGCCTGTCGTATCGGCTGCGGCAGCTCGCGCGGATGATGCCGTTGGGCATCGTGCTGCACCTGGGCGAGCGGCTGTGTGAGGGATTGGCGTACGCGCACGACGCGACGGACGCGGAGGGGCACCCGTTGCATCTGGTGCACCGGGACTTGTCTCCGGCGAACGTGTGCATCAGCTACGCGGGCGAGGTGAAGATCATCGACTTCGGCGCGGCGCAGTCCACGCTGAAGGAGCAGCAGACGGCGCCCCGGGTGGTGATTGGGAACCTGACGTACATGTCGCCGGAGCAGGCGCGGAAGCGCTTCGTGGACCGGCGCGCGGACGTGTACGCGGTGGGCGTGTTGTTGTGGGAGTTGTTCGCGTGGAAGCCGTTGTCACAGCGGGGAGACCCGGTGGAGCGGTGGCGGCGCGCGGCGTATCCGCAGTGGGAGCCCGCGGGGAAGCATCGACAGGGGTTGCCGTCGAGCATCGAGGCGTTCCTGGCGAAGGCGCTGACGTCCGAGCCGGCGCAGCGCTTCCCGGACGCGGCGGCGATGGGCGCGGAGCTGGCGCGCTTGAAGGCGAAGCTCGCGCCTGGGGTTGGGGACGCGGCGCTCGGGAAGCTGTTGGCGCTGGTCTTCCCACGAGAGAAGAAGGCGGAGGAGGCGCTGCTCGAGGAGTTGCTTCGCGAGGAGGCGAAGCGCACGAACACCGAGCCGCAGCTCGTGGCCACCCTGGCGCCGCCGACGGCGCTCGCGTTCGAGCACAACGCCATCTACACGCCGGATGACTTCGTCCCGTCCGAGCGGGTCCAGGTGGGCCCCGCGCCGACGGCCGACGACGACGAGACGATTCGTGAGCGCGGTGGGGTCGCGAGGTCGGGCGGCGACGCGACGATTCGTGAGCGGACGGGCATCGGCGATGACGAGCCGACGCACGCGATGGGCAGACCTGGGCGCGGCGATGAGGTGCCCACGCTCCGGGGCGGTCGCACGGGCGTGAGTGGCATCGAGCCGTCGCGTCTCGGTGGTTCAGCAGGTCCGGGCGACGACGAGCCGACGCGTGCGAGGGGTAGGCCCGGGCGCGCGGATGAAGCGCCCACGCTTCGGGGCGGGCGAACGGGCACCCTCGATATCGCGCCGGTGCGTGTCGGAGGCTCAGCGAGTCTCGGCGATGACGAGCCGACGCATGCGAGTGGCAAGCCCGGGCGCGGAGATGACCTCCCCACGCTTCGTGAAGGAGGTGCGGGCCCTGGTGATGATGAAGCGACGCACGCGAGTGGTCGGCCCGCGCTCGGCGACGACGTCCCCACACTCCGCAGAGGAGGCGTGGGCTCGGGTGACGATGAGCCGACGCACGCGAGCAGAAAGCCCGAGCTCGTAGACGACATCCCCACGCTTCGCGGTGGGAGCGCGTCGCCGAGTGATGCCGAGTTGATGCATGCGCGCGGGAACCCTCGGCTCGGAGACGAAGTCCCGACGCTTCGGCGAGGGAGCACGGGGCCGGGCGATGATGAGCCGACGCATGCTGTTGGCAGACCCGGTCGCGGAGCTGACGAGCCGACTCCCACGCAGGGAACTCGAGGCCCTGGCGACGAGGAACCGACGCGCACGGAAACCGATGGGCGCCGCTTGGGGCACGCGGGGCCGGACACCGAACCCATGCGCGGTATGGGGCGCACAGGAGGGCCCGGGGACGACGAGCCGACCCTCGCGATGCGAGGCCCCATCCCCCCCACTCCGAGCCGTTCGGACTCCGCGCAGGGAGAAGGCTGGCGACTCGCCGACGAGGACGAGCCCACCGCGGTCGCCGTGCCTCCGCGTGTGGTGACGGCCGACCCCTCCATCACCCTCCCGTTCGATGCCGAAGCCATCGAGTCGCGGACCGCTCAATACGGCGTCGACACCGGGGCACCGCGAGCCGCGCCTCAGCCCCCGAAGGCCAAACCCTCCATCGAGGCCACCGAGGCGCTCGATGCAGCGAAGGTCCTGGTGGCCATCGAGCAGCAAGCCCACGCCGCGCGGGCCAGTCCCCCCAGGTCCGAGGACACCGTGACTCCCGCCATGCCGAGCACGCACCCCAGGCGCGCGCCACGGGAGACGCAGGTGGGCTTCGGCATCGACATCTCGCAGACGGTGGCCACCCAGGCCATCGAGGCTCGCAGGCTGGAGCTGGTCCGAGCCATCACCGGAGAAGACGAGGCGCCCACCGTCGAACCCGAGCGCTCATCCGGAGGTTGGCTCCAGGCGCCTCGACTCGGGCTCGCCCTGGCGCTGTTCGTGGGCGCGGCCCTGGTGGGCCTGCTCGTGGTCTGGATGACGGTGTGGCGATAG